The following proteins are encoded in a genomic region of Oceanisphaera profunda:
- the ribH gene encoding 6,7-dimethyl-8-ribityllumazine synthase, with amino-acid sequence MKVIEGLMAAPKAKVAIVVARFNNFINDSLVNGALDVLIRQGQVKDENITLVKVPGAIEMPLVCKKLAKTGNYDAIVALGCVIRGGTYHFDLVANQNSASMANVMMDFEVPIAFGVLTTENIEQAIERAGTKAGNKGAEAALSALEMINVLQQLD; translated from the coding sequence ATGAAGGTAATCGAAGGGCTAATGGCCGCTCCTAAAGCCAAGGTGGCGATCGTGGTCGCGCGCTTTAATAACTTTATTAACGACAGCTTAGTCAATGGCGCGCTTGATGTATTAATACGTCAAGGCCAAGTAAAAGATGAGAATATCACCCTGGTAAAAGTACCGGGTGCGATTGAAATGCCTTTGGTGTGTAAAAAGTTGGCCAAAACTGGCAACTACGACGCCATAGTGGCGCTGGGTTGCGTGATCCGTGGTGGCACTTACCACTTCGATTTGGTCGCTAATCAAAACAGCGCCAGCATGGCCAATGTGATGATGGACTTTGAAGTGCCCATCGCCTTTGGCGTGCTGACCACCGAAAATATTGAACAAGCCATAGAGCGCGCTGGTACCAAGGCGGGCAACAAGGGCGCAGAGGCCGCCCTCAGCGCACTTGAAATGATTAACGTCCTGCAACAGCTGGACTAA
- the nusB gene encoding transcription antitermination factor NusB, which produces MKPSERRKARRLAIQGIYQWQMTKDNVADIAQQFALEQDIKGVDMDYFRDLLFGVSVHTKELDAVYSPYLSRPLADLDMVDKAVLRLATYELTRREDVPYRVVINEAIELAKAFAAEESHRFVNGVLDKVIKQLKK; this is translated from the coding sequence TTGAAACCGTCTGAACGCCGTAAGGCCCGCCGTCTCGCTATCCAAGGCATTTACCAATGGCAAATGACCAAGGATAACGTGGCCGATATTGCCCAGCAGTTTGCGCTGGAACAGGACATCAAAGGGGTGGACATGGATTATTTCCGTGACCTGCTGTTTGGCGTTTCTGTGCACACCAAAGAGCTGGATGCGGTTTATTCACCTTATCTTTCACGCCCCCTGGCGGACTTGGACATGGTCGATAAAGCGGTATTGCGCTTAGCCACTTACGAGCTAACACGACGTGAAGATGTGCCTTATCGGGTAGTCATCAACGAAGCCATTGAGCTGGCCAAGGCGTTTGCCGCCGAAGAAAGCCATCGTTTCGTGAACGGCGTGCTTGATAAAGTCATCAAGCAGTTAAAAAAATAA
- the thiL gene encoding thiamine-phosphate kinase gives MNEFDIIKHYFTKASHRKDVIMGPGDDCALLQVPANTLLAVSTDTLVSGVHFFADMDPTALGHKALAVNLSDLAAMGADPCWVSLAITLPEVDEVWIKQFCAGFFELSEYYNVALVGGDTTKGPLSITVTVHGTLPLGKGLLRSGAQVGDGIYVTGTLGDAALGLQQALGNIQVPKAHQEFVRNKFEYPHPRILVGQALRDIATSALDLSDGLAGDLAHICRASGLRAQIEVDQLPLSDAMQASISQEQGWELALTGGDDYELCFTVSELHRGQLETALSHCGVKFTRIGRMFSGEPNVELVHEGKPYQIVNQSWDHFRKV, from the coding sequence ATGAATGAATTCGATATTATTAAGCATTACTTCACCAAAGCCAGCCATCGTAAAGATGTGATCATGGGCCCCGGCGACGATTGTGCGCTCTTACAAGTGCCCGCTAATACACTATTGGCGGTGAGCACGGATACGCTAGTCAGTGGCGTGCATTTTTTTGCCGACATGGATCCCACCGCGCTCGGCCACAAAGCCTTAGCGGTAAATTTATCAGACTTAGCCGCCATGGGTGCCGACCCTTGCTGGGTGTCGCTGGCGATAACCTTGCCGGAAGTTGACGAGGTTTGGATCAAGCAATTTTGCGCCGGCTTTTTTGAACTGTCCGAATATTACAACGTGGCGCTAGTGGGCGGCGACACCACCAAAGGTCCGTTGTCGATTACCGTGACCGTACACGGCACACTGCCGCTGGGTAAAGGCTTACTGCGCTCGGGTGCTCAAGTGGGCGATGGTATCTATGTGACCGGAACTTTAGGTGATGCGGCGCTGGGTTTACAGCAGGCACTGGGCAATATTCAAGTGCCCAAAGCACATCAAGAATTTGTGCGTAATAAATTTGAGTACCCGCACCCGCGAATTTTAGTGGGCCAAGCACTGCGCGATATTGCGACCAGTGCGCTGGACTTATCCGATGGTTTAGCGGGGGATTTGGCACATATTTGCCGCGCATCAGGTTTGCGCGCGCAAATAGAAGTGGACCAATTACCGCTCAGTGACGCCATGCAAGCCTCTATCAGTCAAGAGCAAGGTTGGGAGCTGGCACTGACGGGGGGCGATGATTACGAGTTATGCTTTACGGTATCTGAACTGCACCGTGGTCAGTTAGAAACGGCATTGAGCCACTGCGGCGTTAAGTTTACCCGCATAGGTCGCATGTTTTCTGGTGAGCCAAACGTAGAGCTGGTGCACGAAGGCAAGCCCTACCAAATCGTAAATCAAAGCTGGGATCACTTTCGTAAGGTGTGA
- a CDS encoding phosphatidylglycerophosphatase A family protein: MRKPELAKLKLSNPLHFLALGFGSGLSPIMPGTMGTIAAIPLYLLIQGLAAPWYIAILVVGFIAGIWICNAATEAIGQPDHGAIVWDEVIGFGITMFAAPAGAVWILIGFVLFRFFDILKPWPIRWFDRRIHGGFGIMLDDVIAGLFALGCLQLLAKYF, translated from the coding sequence ATGAGAAAACCAGAGCTCGCTAAGTTAAAACTGTCGAATCCGTTGCACTTTTTGGCACTGGGTTTTGGCAGTGGCTTAAGTCCGATTATGCCTGGCACCATGGGTACCATTGCCGCTATTCCTTTGTATCTGTTGATACAAGGGTTGGCGGCGCCGTGGTATATCGCCATTTTGGTGGTGGGTTTTATTGCCGGTATTTGGATTTGTAATGCGGCCACCGAGGCTATCGGCCAGCCAGATCATGGCGCCATTGTGTGGGATGAAGTGATCGGCTTTGGTATTACCATGTTTGCGGCACCTGCAGGAGCGGTGTGGATACTGATAGGCTTCGTGCTGTTTCGGTTTTTCGATATTCTCAAACCTTGGCCTATTCGCTGGTTTGACCGACGCATACACGGCGGCTTTGGTATTATGCTCGATGACGTGATCGCCGGTTTATTTGCCTTGGGTTGTTTGCAACTGCTGGCCAAGTATTTTTAA
- a CDS encoding dipeptide ABC transporter ATP-binding protein — protein sequence MSLLEVKHLRIEYPSRHGVMAAIDDLSFHIERGEILGVVGESGAGKSTIGNAIIDLLSPPGRIASGEVYLDKERISGLTSRQMRGIRGQRIGFIFQDPMTSLNPLFTVEAQMVETLLANTKTTRAAALKKSISLLDAVGIPQPELRIKQYPHQFSGGMRQRVVIAIALSCDPELIIADEPTTALDVSIQDQILTLIRTLCKERNVGCMLVTHDMGVVSNVTDRVAVMYQGRLMEIGPTDKVLQTPAHDYTKSLISAVPRSDVKLHRFPLVSYIEQATEKAHLDLKTHWLGQSQDQRAFTGPLLRVEQCKLRFITKNSLFESGRQYVQAVNDVSFEIYEGETFGLVGESGSGKSTIARAITGLYPPDSGKIWFEGIDLTAIKSEKARRPLRRQMQMVFQNPYSSLNPRMRVADIIAEPIRFHKLADNEAQVRSIVRDLLDYVGLERAAGVKFPHEFSGGQRQRISIARALATRPRLLICDEPTSALDVSVQAQILNLLKDLQDELKLTLLFISHDLPVIRQMCDRIGVMQKGRLLEVAETEQLFTHASDPYSRSLIGLMPEFKGMSRAGLDISAISPGQP from the coding sequence ATGTCGCTGTTAGAAGTGAAACACCTAAGAATTGAATATCCCTCTCGCCATGGCGTGATGGCGGCAATTGACGACCTGTCTTTTCATATTGAGCGCGGCGAAATTCTTGGGGTAGTGGGGGAGTCTGGGGCGGGTAAGTCCACCATCGGCAACGCCATTATTGACTTGCTAAGCCCGCCTGGGCGCATTGCCAGTGGCGAGGTCTATCTCGATAAAGAGCGTATTTCTGGACTCACCTCACGGCAGATGCGCGGCATTCGGGGCCAGCGCATTGGGTTTATCTTTCAAGATCCCATGACCTCGCTTAATCCGCTATTCACGGTAGAGGCGCAAATGGTGGAAACCCTGCTTGCCAATACTAAAACCACCCGCGCCGCAGCGCTGAAAAAGTCCATTTCGTTATTGGATGCGGTGGGCATCCCGCAACCTGAGCTGCGCATTAAGCAGTATCCCCATCAATTTTCCGGTGGTATGCGCCAACGGGTGGTGATCGCCATTGCGCTCTCTTGCGATCCGGAATTGATCATTGCCGACGAGCCCACCACGGCGCTGGATGTATCGATTCAAGACCAAATTTTGACGCTGATCCGCACCTTGTGCAAAGAGCGCAATGTGGGCTGCATGCTGGTGACCCATGATATGGGAGTGGTGTCGAACGTGACTGATAGAGTGGCGGTCATGTATCAAGGTCGGCTGATGGAGATTGGCCCTACCGACAAAGTACTGCAGACCCCGGCTCATGATTACACTAAGAGTTTGATTTCTGCGGTGCCGCGCTCGGATGTAAAGCTGCATCGGTTTCCCTTGGTGTCCTACATTGAACAAGCCACCGAAAAAGCGCACTTAGACTTAAAAACCCACTGGCTGGGCCAAAGCCAAGATCAGCGCGCCTTTACCGGCCCTTTGTTGCGCGTAGAGCAGTGCAAACTGCGCTTTATCACCAAAAACTCTTTGTTTGAGTCGGGCCGCCAATATGTGCAGGCGGTCAATGATGTGAGCTTTGAAATTTATGAAGGCGAAACCTTTGGCTTAGTGGGCGAGTCAGGTTCGGGCAAGTCGACCATAGCGCGCGCCATTACCGGCTTATATCCGCCAGATAGCGGCAAGATTTGGTTTGAAGGCATAGATCTTACGGCCATTAAGAGCGAAAAGGCGCGTCGGCCCTTGCGTCGGCAAATGCAGATGGTGTTTCAAAACCCGTATTCGTCGTTAAACCCACGGATGCGAGTGGCGGATATTATAGCTGAGCCGATCCGCTTTCATAAACTGGCTGATAATGAAGCCCAAGTGCGCAGCATAGTGCGCGACTTACTGGATTATGTGGGCTTAGAGCGCGCAGCTGGCGTTAAATTTCCTCATGAATTTTCTGGCGGGCAACGCCAGCGGATCTCTATTGCGCGTGCTTTGGCGACACGACCAAGATTACTGATTTGCGATGAGCCTACTTCGGCGCTAGATGTGTCGGTGCAGGCGCAAATTTTAAATCTATTGAAAGACTTACAAGACGAACTCAAGTTAACCTTGCTGTTTATTAGTCATGACTTGCCGGTGATCCGTCAAATGTGTGATCGTATAGGCGTGATGCAAAAGGGCCGTTTGTTAGAAGTGGCCGAAACGGAACAACTTTTTACCCATGC